In Rubrivirga marina, the following are encoded in one genomic region:
- a CDS encoding sce7726 family protein, producing the protein MSLADPPIRAALVRDVVPGLIDGDPDGFWFHEMGLCEHRARVDLAVFNGHIHGIEIKSDRDTFARLDQQAEVYNAVLDLITVVVGEAHEVTVESHVDEWWGISVAREGASGVLIDRIRPPEQNPQRDAEMIAHLLWRDEAVELLDRLGCARGVRSKPRYFVCKRLSEALPIEDLSREVRQTIKARGDWRATPS; encoded by the coding sequence GACCCCCCCATCCGCGCCGCGCTGGTTCGGGACGTCGTCCCAGGGCTGATCGACGGCGACCCCGACGGGTTCTGGTTCCACGAGATGGGGCTGTGCGAGCACCGGGCGCGCGTCGACCTGGCCGTCTTCAACGGCCACATCCACGGGATCGAGATCAAGAGCGACCGGGACACCTTCGCCCGCCTCGACCAGCAGGCCGAGGTGTACAACGCGGTCCTCGACCTCATCACCGTGGTCGTAGGCGAGGCCCACGAGGTGACGGTCGAGAGCCACGTCGACGAGTGGTGGGGGATCAGCGTCGCGCGCGAGGGCGCTTCCGGCGTGCTGATCGACCGGATCCGACCGCCCGAGCAGAACCCCCAGCGTGACGCGGAGATGATCGCGCACTTGCTGTGGAGGGACGAGGCGGTCGAGCTGCTCGACCGGCTGGGGTGCGCCCGCGGAGTCCGGTCGAAACCGAGGTACTTCGTCTGCAAGCGGCTGTCCGAGGCGCTGCCGATCGAGGACCTCTCCCGCGAGGTCCGCCAGACGATCAAGGCACGCGGGGACTGGAGGGCTACGCCGAGCTGA